Proteins co-encoded in one Metabacillus sp. KUDC1714 genomic window:
- a CDS encoding twin-arginine translocase TatA/TatE family subunit → MLQNIGVPGLILLLILALIIFGPSKLPEIGRAFGNTLREFKNSAKDLMSEEQEKVDTRHSK, encoded by the coding sequence TTGCTACAAAATATTGGCGTACCCGGTCTCATTTTACTTTTAATTCTTGCTCTTATCATATTTGGGCCATCTAAGCTACCTGAAATTGGTCGTGCATTTGGAAATACATTAAGAGAATTTAAAAATTCAGCAAAAGATTTAATGTCAGAAGAACAGGAAAAAGTAGATACTCGTCATTCTAAGTAA
- a CDS encoding MFS transporter — MNTNHSTQKISLYYHLFFVVITFIYWFSLYIYVPIFVEYLDYLGGAYTLIGFIAGSYGIMQILLRFPLGIISDKMQIRKPFIIVGLVTGVISCFGFALTESLSFAFASRVISGVTASMWVAFTVLYASYFRAEETTKAMGNIQFVTVASQLISMGLSGYLVSEWGWKTPFWLGGILGCIGIVMSFWVREVGNQTSNQKIEFKELRDVIKEPLVIKVALLSALANGVLFITMFGFTPTYALNIGATKDSLIVLVFSFMIPHAVAPIITGRYLLNRFNKWSILLVGFLGTFLFSAVIPFITNLEILYVTQMLNGYAQGMTIPLLMGMAIQTIPLNKRATAMGLFQAIYAIGIFVGPFAAGAVSQNINFATVFYLAGAIGLLGLALSVVWGREKSTHAVPLKQKSI, encoded by the coding sequence TTGAACACTAACCATTCTACTCAAAAAATCTCATTATACTATCATCTTTTTTTCGTCGTTATTACGTTTATCTATTGGTTTTCGTTATATATTTATGTTCCTATTTTTGTTGAATATCTAGATTATCTTGGCGGAGCCTATACTTTAATTGGATTTATTGCAGGTAGCTATGGAATTATGCAGATTTTATTAAGGTTTCCGCTTGGAATCATCTCTGATAAAATGCAAATTCGTAAGCCTTTTATCATTGTAGGGCTTGTTACCGGTGTGATTAGCTGTTTTGGGTTTGCGTTGACTGAGAGCTTAAGCTTTGCATTTGCTTCTCGAGTGATATCTGGAGTTACTGCTTCAATGTGGGTTGCTTTTACAGTTTTATATGCAAGCTACTTTAGAGCTGAAGAAACGACGAAAGCAATGGGGAATATTCAGTTTGTTACAGTGGCTTCCCAGTTAATAAGTATGGGGTTGAGCGGGTATCTTGTAAGTGAATGGGGATGGAAGACACCCTTTTGGTTAGGCGGTATTTTAGGTTGTATCGGTATTGTTATGTCGTTTTGGGTAAGAGAAGTGGGGAATCAAACAAGCAATCAAAAAATTGAATTCAAAGAATTACGTGATGTGATAAAGGAGCCTTTAGTCATAAAGGTCGCTTTATTATCTGCATTAGCTAATGGAGTGTTATTTATAACAATGTTTGGGTTCACACCTACATATGCTTTAAATATTGGGGCGACAAAGGACAGTTTAATCGTACTTGTTTTTAGCTTTATGATCCCACATGCTGTTGCGCCTATAATTACAGGGAGATATTTATTAAATCGCTTTAATAAATGGTCTATTTTACTAGTAGGATTTTTAGGGACATTTCTATTTTCAGCTGTCATCCCATTTATTACGAATCTTGAGATATTATATGTAACACAAATGTTAAATGGCTATGCTCAAGGAATGACGATCCCTCTCCTAATGGGGATGGCAATTCAAACGATCCCTTTAAACAAACGAGCTACAGCTATGGGATTGTTTCAAGCCATCTATGCAATTGGGATTTTTGTTGGGCCGTTTGCAGCAGGGGCGGTTAGTCAGAATATCAATTTTGCTACTGTATTTTATCTTGCTGGAGCAATCGGATTATTGGGTCTAGCTTTATCGGTCGTATGGGGAAGAGAAAAATCTACACATGCCGTTCCATTAAAACAAAAATCAATATAA
- a CDS encoding response regulator transcription factor produces the protein MFKIFIVEDDGKLVSLLEDFLTKYEYETYSVKNFDTVLPQFEQIEPHLVLLDVNLPKYDGYYWCRQIRKISTCPILFVSARDAKMDQVMALENGADDYITKPFDYEIVLAKIKSLLRRAYGSYATNQNGWNVNVNGLILDVERLELRLGQQKIELSHTEARILEELMKKADRVVSRDRLLEKIWDEQAFVDDNTLNVYITRVRKKLAQCHINDALQTVRGKGYQLKANWSIES, from the coding sequence ATGTTCAAAATTTTTATAGTGGAAGATGATGGAAAGCTAGTTTCACTGCTAGAAGACTTTCTAACTAAATATGAATACGAAACTTACTCAGTTAAAAACTTTGATACAGTTTTACCACAATTTGAACAGATTGAACCACATCTTGTTTTACTCGATGTTAATTTACCGAAATATGATGGGTATTACTGGTGTAGGCAAATAAGGAAAATATCGACATGCCCAATTTTATTTGTATCTGCTAGAGACGCTAAAATGGATCAAGTGATGGCGTTGGAGAATGGGGCAGATGATTATATTACAAAACCATTTGATTATGAAATTGTTCTTGCAAAAATAAAAAGCCTTTTAAGAAGAGCATATGGTTCATATGCAACAAATCAAAATGGCTGGAATGTAAATGTTAATGGTTTGATTTTGGACGTAGAAAGGCTTGAATTACGGCTTGGGCAACAAAAGATCGAGTTGAGTCATACTGAGGCAAGAATATTAGAAGAGTTAATGAAGAAAGCAGATCGGGTAGTTAGTCGTGACCGTTTGCTAGAAAAAATATGGGATGAACAAGCCTTTGTCGATGACAATACGTTAAATGTTTACATAACAAGAGTGCGTAAGAAGCTGGCACAGTGTCATATTAATGATGCATTGCAAACTGTTAGAGGAAAAGGGTATCAATTGAAGGCGAATTGGAGTATAGAATCATGA
- a CDS encoding Glu/Leu/Phe/Val family dehydrogenase — translation MASQTGAIVQHALDALLEDKSFLPNLPDRAREQAFTSLAAILSTPNHVHKSFLRIPLEKGKIVRIPAFRVQHNDTLGPYKGGIRFHESVNEDEVVNLAALMTLKNALHEVPFGGGKGGVVINPRDFTERELHLICEKYVRYFSDILGPDKDIPAPDVGTGDREMDWMMAEYKSIRPGKPYRGSFTGKSVVNGGSLGRREATGKGVYFTFRFMLYDFLKDHSKWLTETNNSFAKTALALADRSLKVAVQGFGNVGSITALEAYHCTHLKNKVVAVSDRNVTLYNSDGLNIPALVEFTTKNGGDLPTTEEQLSQNKIKAEIKTRDEVLYLDIDVLILAALEDQIHQSNMEQVKAKMIVEGANAPVTGEADKYLSDKGVIIVPDILANAGGVIVSYFEWLQGRETQFYSEEEVFKLLFDKMEVTMDTILPQFFGDPFSLRQNCYIHAVMKLCTILYRQGKLY, via the coding sequence ATGGCGAGCCAAACAGGGGCTATTGTCCAACATGCATTAGATGCTTTACTTGAAGATAAATCCTTTTTACCTAATTTACCTGATCGCGCTAGAGAACAAGCATTTACATCATTGGCAGCAATTCTTTCAACTCCAAATCATGTACATAAATCCTTTTTAAGAATCCCATTAGAAAAAGGGAAAATTGTACGCATCCCTGCCTTTCGTGTTCAACATAATGACACACTTGGGCCTTATAAAGGAGGGATTCGCTTTCACGAATCGGTGAATGAAGATGAAGTTGTAAATCTCGCTGCTTTAATGACGTTGAAAAATGCGCTTCATGAAGTTCCTTTTGGCGGAGGAAAAGGAGGCGTTGTCATTAATCCAAGAGATTTCACTGAAAGGGAACTGCATTTAATATGTGAAAAATATGTTCGATACTTTAGTGATATTCTAGGGCCTGACAAGGATATCCCCGCACCCGATGTTGGTACAGGGGATCGTGAAATGGACTGGATGATGGCAGAATATAAAAGCATCCGACCTGGTAAACCGTATAGAGGTAGTTTCACAGGGAAGAGTGTTGTTAATGGCGGTTCATTAGGACGAAGAGAAGCTACAGGTAAAGGTGTTTATTTTACCTTTCGTTTCATGCTCTACGATTTCTTGAAAGATCATAGCAAGTGGCTTACTGAAACTAATAATAGCTTTGCCAAAACAGCATTAGCTCTCGCTGATCGCTCACTAAAAGTAGCAGTTCAAGGGTTTGGAAATGTAGGGTCCATAACGGCTCTTGAGGCTTACCACTGTACACATTTAAAAAATAAAGTGGTTGCTGTAAGTGACCGTAATGTTACCTTATACAACTCAGATGGATTAAATATCCCAGCATTAGTTGAGTTTACAACGAAGAATGGAGGAGACCTCCCTACTACAGAAGAACAGCTGTCTCAGAATAAAATTAAAGCTGAGATTAAAACCCGAGATGAAGTTCTTTATCTTGATATTGATGTATTGATCTTGGCTGCATTGGAGGATCAAATTCACCAAAGTAATATGGAGCAGGTGAAAGCAAAAATGATTGTAGAAGGAGCAAATGCACCAGTTACCGGTGAAGCAGATAAGTACCTGAGTGACAAAGGTGTCATTATTGTCCCTGATATTCTTGCAAACGCAGGAGGGGTCATCGTTTCGTATTTTGAATGGCTCCAAGGCCGTGAAACTCAATTTTACAGTGAAGAAGAAGTGTTTAAGCTGCTTTTTGACAAGATGGAAGTAACAATGGATACAATTCTCCCCCAGTTTTTTGGTGATCCATTTTCTTTGCGTCAAAACTGCTATATTCATGCTGTTATGAAGTTATGCACGATTTTGTATCGTCAGGGTAAATTGTATTAA
- a CDS encoding histidinol phosphate phosphatase domain-containing protein gives MKIDYHVHLEEGPYSFRWLEKTYHNLLTGQPISELKHSKQWLSESLLLLSERMAKGAYDPSWLDLYLENAKKKGLKEVGIVDHLYRFTESRNYFKKHILLDDSRLGSLQKQWLDLVMTESMGDFVKAITASKEKWEKQGIKLKIGLEADYFEAGEDELTEILGKHEWDFIHGSVHFVRGWGFDNPQTKDEFKKYDLYELYKEFFQTIENATRSGLFDFISHLDNLKVFGYRPNESELIPLYKKVVKALKQMNVATEINAGLYYRFPVKEICPNETFLDLLIEENIPLLISSDAHFPEDIGAFVHENIEMLQQKGVKEIATFEKRNRVMKPLSL, from the coding sequence ATGAAAATAGATTACCATGTTCATCTTGAGGAAGGCCCCTATTCATTTCGATGGTTAGAGAAAACATATCATAATCTATTAACTGGACAACCAATATCAGAATTAAAACATTCGAAACAATGGCTTAGCGAATCCTTGCTTTTGTTATCAGAAAGAATGGCAAAAGGTGCATATGATCCAAGTTGGCTCGACCTCTATCTAGAGAATGCGAAAAAGAAAGGATTAAAAGAGGTAGGAATTGTCGATCACCTATATCGCTTTACAGAAAGCAGGAACTACTTCAAAAAACATATCTTGCTTGACGACAGTCGCCTAGGGTCTTTACAAAAGCAATGGCTCGATCTCGTAATGACAGAAAGTATGGGTGATTTTGTAAAAGCAATAACAGCTAGTAAAGAAAAATGGGAAAAGCAAGGCATCAAATTAAAAATAGGACTGGAAGCTGATTATTTTGAAGCTGGAGAGGATGAATTAACAGAAATACTTGGTAAACATGAATGGGATTTTATCCATGGGTCCGTTCATTTTGTTCGCGGATGGGGATTTGATAATCCTCAAACGAAGGATGAATTTAAAAAATATGATTTATATGAGTTATACAAGGAATTCTTTCAAACTATAGAAAATGCCACAAGGAGCGGCTTGTTTGATTTTATCTCCCATTTGGATAATTTAAAGGTTTTCGGATATCGTCCAAATGAATCTGAACTAATACCTCTATATAAAAAGGTCGTAAAGGCTTTGAAGCAAATGAATGTAGCTACAGAGATTAATGCTGGTTTATATTACAGGTTCCCAGTAAAGGAAATATGTCCAAATGAAACATTTTTAGATTTGCTGATTGAGGAAAACATTCCCTTGCTCATTTCTTCTGATGCTCATTTCCCTGAAGATATCGGTGCTTTCGTACACGAAAATATTGAGATGCTGCAGCAAAAGGGAGTCAAGGAAATTGCTACTTTTGAAAAGAGAAATCGAGTAATGAAGCCTTTGTCATTGTAA
- a CDS encoding ABC transporter ATP-binding protein, with protein MSILQVRHLTKIYEGKIAQTALDNISFSIEKEEFVGIMGPSGSGKTTLLNLIATIDQPTSGEILINGKNPHHLNRKDTALFRRHELGFVFQHYNLLDTLTVEENIVLPLTLDGEQVEEMDKKVTYLAKKLGIEQILGKRTYEISGGQMQRTAIARAIIHEPSLILADEPTGNLDSKASKDVMDTLSSLNKEEGATTLMVTHDPVAASYCNRVIFIKDGKLYNEIYCGENRQTFYQKIIDMLSLLGGNSHDLSTIRL; from the coding sequence TTGTCGATATTACAAGTACGCCATTTAACGAAAATATATGAAGGTAAAATTGCGCAGACTGCTTTAGATAATATTAGTTTCTCGATTGAAAAAGAAGAATTTGTTGGGATTATGGGTCCATCAGGGAGTGGTAAAACGACCTTACTAAATTTAATTGCAACGATTGACCAGCCAACATCTGGTGAAATTTTAATCAATGGTAAAAATCCGCATCACCTGAATCGTAAGGATACAGCTTTATTTAGAAGGCATGAACTTGGCTTTGTTTTTCAGCATTATAATTTGTTAGATACTTTAACAGTTGAAGAAAATATTGTTTTACCACTTACATTAGATGGTGAACAGGTTGAAGAGATGGATAAAAAGGTTACCTATTTAGCTAAGAAATTAGGGATCGAACAAATTCTAGGAAAACGAACGTATGAAATTTCCGGAGGGCAAATGCAACGAACGGCGATCGCACGGGCTATTATTCACGAACCGTCGCTTATCTTAGCAGATGAACCAACGGGTAATTTGGATTCAAAAGCATCTAAAGATGTAATGGATACATTATCTTCCCTTAATAAAGAGGAAGGTGCAACAACCTTAATGGTTACACATGATCCAGTGGCAGCGAGTTATTGCAATCGAGTAATTTTTATAAAAGACGGAAAACTTTATAACGAAATTTATTGTGGTGAGAATAGACAAACCTTCTATCAAAAAATTATTGATATGCTTTCTTTGTTAGGGGGAAATAGTCATGACCTTTCCACAATTCGCTTATAG
- a CDS encoding sensor histidine kinase, whose protein sequence is MKLFIRDHLPLTFFYFIQLLVVLLLFLLDGFDHWATMVYACFLSTCIFIGYLFLRYVTNRSFYKRLSTPPSSLSDVNIELQSAPLPESLDRFQKQQMQNYKQELYTYKHKLDHHIQFINQWVHQMKTPISVIHLSIQDLEDELLESIDEELDRLKKGLEMVLFSSRLDMFERDFHVETIQLKELVRKLTSSQKRLFIRNRVYPELAIDPSIKVVSDEKWLSFVVSQLMTNSVRYTVEKGKKIVFRGSRNENKTVLEVIDQGVGIPKSDLPRVFDPYFTGENGRDFQESTGMGLYLVKQICDKLGHRVEIESDVNSGTIVRIVF, encoded by the coding sequence ATGAAACTGTTTATTCGTGATCATCTACCATTAACCTTCTTTTATTTTATTCAACTTTTGGTTGTTCTCCTTCTTTTTTTGCTAGATGGTTTTGATCATTGGGCAACAATGGTATACGCTTGTTTTCTAAGTACATGTATATTTATCGGATACCTATTCCTTCGTTATGTAACGAATCGGTCTTTTTATAAAAGGCTATCAACACCGCCTTCTTCACTTAGTGATGTAAATATCGAATTACAATCAGCTCCATTACCCGAAAGCTTGGATCGATTTCAAAAACAACAAATGCAAAATTATAAACAAGAGCTATATACATACAAACATAAACTCGATCATCATATCCAATTTATTAATCAATGGGTTCATCAAATGAAAACACCCATTTCTGTTATTCATTTAAGTATTCAAGATTTAGAGGATGAGCTTTTGGAATCGATTGATGAGGAGCTTGATCGTCTAAAAAAGGGGCTAGAGATGGTCTTGTTTAGTTCAAGACTAGATATGTTTGAAAGAGATTTTCATGTGGAGACCATTCAGTTAAAAGAATTAGTTCGGAAATTAACTTCTAGTCAAAAACGTCTATTTATTCGCAATAGAGTCTACCCTGAACTTGCTATCGATCCTTCAATAAAAGTTGTTTCAGATGAAAAATGGCTCTCTTTTGTTGTTTCACAACTTATGACCAATTCTGTTAGGTATACAGTAGAAAAAGGGAAGAAAATTGTGTTTCGAGGTAGTCGGAATGAAAATAAAACTGTTTTAGAGGTGATCGACCAAGGGGTTGGTATCCCAAAAAGTGACCTACCACGTGTATTCGATCCATACTTTACTGGAGAAAATGGTCGAGATTTTCAAGAGTCTACAGGAATGGGACTTTATCTTGTAAAACAAATTTGTGATAAATTAGGTCATCGAGTAGAAATAGAATCAGATGTGAATTCAGGTACGATTGTGCGGATAGTGTTCTAG
- a CDS encoding globin domain-containing protein, producing the protein MSNILEQGQIDEVVERFYSKLTKDAYFSSMFAERGVDINLLKSRQRVFIARLVNTDSSKDQAINISKVTERHPFQTSPERAKIWLDTMEETLNEMELNVSIKEHLLSQMNFLMNKILK; encoded by the coding sequence ATGTCTAATATTTTAGAACAGGGGCAAATTGATGAGGTGGTAGAACGATTTTACAGCAAACTTACTAAAGATGCCTACTTCAGTTCAATGTTTGCAGAGAGAGGTGTAGACATTAATCTACTTAAAAGTAGACAAAGAGTCTTTATAGCTCGCCTGGTTAATACAGATTCTTCTAAAGATCAAGCTATTAATATATCAAAAGTAACTGAAAGACACCCATTTCAAACATCTCCTGAACGGGCTAAAATATGGTTGGATACGATGGAAGAAACACTTAACGAAATGGAACTAAATGTTTCTATTAAAGAACACTTATTAAGTCAGATGAATTTTTTAATGAATAAAATATTGAAGTGA
- a CDS encoding metallophosphoesterase family protein, with amino-acid sequence MSNMDHTKGLDRRSFLKIGGMSTLALTLATTGLPGDLLTNTVQAKGQEHTKLQFNSNGKFKVVQFNDTQDDERIDRRTIELMEKVLDSEKPDFVVINGDCITGGCDTELEMKQALNNVAQPMEERKIKWAVTFGNHDEDSSSKSGMYEEDMLKFYMSYKYNMNEPGEKGITGTGNMNLLIRQSKGKNAAFNLWLLDSGRYAPSQIAGQDFKGYPTWDWLRFNQINWYYEKSKGIEKQYGYKVPSLVFIHIPLWEHRFMWYGSVDSRTSASHDLAMKRHNIVGERNEDECPGPVNSGLFSAMLDRGDVKGVFCGHDHINTYCGNYYGIMLGYAGNTGFGTYGLSGAERNRLRGARVFNLDENKEGVLVDTHMVFAKDYGIDLTANDQSIDPLPLINEKEKIKG; translated from the coding sequence ATGAGTAACATGGATCATACCAAAGGGTTAGACAGAAGGAGCTTTTTGAAAATTGGCGGAATGAGTACACTTGCCTTAACACTTGCGACAACAGGATTACCAGGTGATTTACTGACCAATACTGTACAGGCAAAGGGCCAAGAGCATACGAAACTTCAATTTAATTCGAATGGAAAGTTTAAAGTCGTCCAATTCAATGATACTCAAGATGACGAACGAATTGATCGAAGAACAATTGAGCTAATGGAGAAAGTTCTTGATTCAGAGAAGCCGGATTTTGTTGTAATTAATGGCGATTGTATAACAGGGGGCTGTGATACGGAATTAGAGATGAAACAAGCTCTTAACAATGTGGCTCAGCCAATGGAAGAAAGAAAAATTAAATGGGCAGTTACGTTTGGAAATCATGATGAAGATTCTTCATCAAAAAGTGGTATGTATGAAGAGGATATGCTGAAATTTTACATGAGTTACAAATATAATATGAACGAACCTGGTGAAAAAGGCATTACTGGAACTGGAAATATGAACCTCCTCATTAGACAGTCAAAAGGCAAAAATGCTGCGTTCAACCTGTGGCTTCTTGATAGTGGCAGATATGCCCCATCGCAAATAGCTGGGCAAGATTTTAAGGGATACCCTACATGGGACTGGCTTCGTTTTAATCAAATAAATTGGTACTATGAGAAATCTAAAGGAATTGAAAAGCAATACGGCTATAAAGTACCATCACTTGTGTTTATTCATATTCCATTATGGGAACATCGATTTATGTGGTATGGAAGTGTTGATAGCAGAACATCTGCTAGCCATGATCTTGCAATGAAAAGGCATAATATTGTCGGAGAAAGAAATGAAGACGAATGTCCTGGTCCGGTGAATAGTGGCTTGTTTTCAGCAATGTTAGATAGAGGTGACGTTAAAGGGGTTTTCTGTGGCCATGATCATATAAACACATATTGTGGTAACTATTATGGAATCATGCTTGGATATGCGGGTAATACGGGATTTGGTACTTACGGGCTATCTGGTGCTGAAAGAAATAGACTTCGCGGAGCAAGAGTGTTCAATTTAGATGAAAATAAAGAGGGCGTGCTAGTTGATACGCATATGGTATTCGCAAAGGATTATGGAATTGATTTAACTGCGAATGATCAAAGCATCGATCCTCTACCATTAATTAATGAAAAGGAAAAAATAAAAGGATAA
- a CDS encoding DeoR/GlpR family DNA-binding transcription regulator, with product MNTSYMTERQKIIIRELEIKNKISVVDLALKLNVTPETIRKDLSTLEAKRKLRRIHGGAIQYFGLIKEPHFNKKVGISHNQKKLIGEAAATFIMDGETVVLDVGSTTLHIASSIKNVQNATIVTNSLAAAEILNNRLENRLFDGKVIVLGGTTNPLQRSISGSLTNMLLENFYFDKAFISCGGVNKDGICDFNIDEAAASSIMIKKASQVFVVADSSKMNQRALFQIGSFSSIDYVITDSEMPNDWSKDAMVRGLNWVNVGDSQ from the coding sequence ATGAATACATCGTATATGACTGAAAGACAAAAAATAATAATAAGAGAACTCGAGATAAAAAATAAAATTAGTGTCGTAGACTTAGCATTAAAGTTAAACGTAACACCTGAAACGATACGAAAGGATTTAAGCACACTTGAAGCGAAAAGGAAATTACGGAGAATTCATGGTGGTGCAATCCAATACTTTGGATTAATTAAGGAACCTCATTTCAATAAAAAAGTCGGAATTTCTCACAATCAAAAAAAATTGATTGGTGAAGCTGCCGCAACGTTCATTATGGATGGAGAAACCGTCGTACTAGATGTAGGGTCAACAACCTTACATATTGCTAGTTCAATTAAGAATGTTCAAAATGCCACGATAGTGACCAACTCTTTAGCTGCCGCGGAAATTTTAAATAATCGCTTAGAAAACCGCTTATTTGATGGAAAGGTCATTGTCCTTGGGGGCACAACCAATCCACTGCAACGTTCAATTAGTGGCTCGTTAACAAATATGTTGTTAGAGAATTTTTATTTTGATAAAGCCTTTATATCATGTGGAGGAGTAAACAAAGATGGAATCTGCGATTTCAATATTGATGAAGCTGCTGCATCTTCAATCATGATTAAAAAAGCAAGCCAAGTTTTTGTTGTAGCCGATTCCTCAAAAATGAATCAGAGAGCACTTTTTCAAATCGGTTCATTTTCATCTATCGATTATGTCATAACTGATTCAGAAATGCCCAACGATTGGTCGAAAGATGCAATGGTTAGGGGGCTGAATTGGGTAAATGTAGGTGATTCGCAATGA
- the hmpA gene encoding NO-inducible flavohemoprotein, with amino-acid sequence MLSPEKIAIIKSTVPVLEKHGVEITTRFYQLLFESHPELLNVFNQANQKRGRQQTALANAVYAAASHIENLGEILDEVKLIAHKHRSLGIKPEQYPIVGENLLKAIKDVLGDAATDEIIDAWSDAYNMIADAFIGIEADLYQQASEQPGGWKDFRKFVVDRKVEESSVITSFYLKPKDQKEIAQFIPGQYISVKVEVPDEKYTQIREYSLSDSPGKNYYRISVKSEDEMNNSPEGVVSNYLHSKIQEGDTIEISAPAGVFTLDTNTNQPVVLISGGVGVTPLMSMLNSLVDSQSRKDIYFIHSAINSEYHAFKDHVEKLSSEHDNIKSFVCYEKPTEDDQKNKNYDKEGYLDLNWLHSILPSNEASFYFCGPIPFMKAVYGALKQWQVSEEHIHYEFFGPAGTLEGDGDFEPALDD; translated from the coding sequence ATGTTAAGTCCCGAAAAAATAGCAATAATAAAATCAACAGTCCCTGTATTAGAAAAGCATGGAGTAGAGATTACAACACGTTTTTACCAATTACTTTTCGAAAGTCATCCAGAGCTTCTTAATGTTTTTAATCAAGCAAATCAAAAAAGGGGCAGACAACAAACAGCTTTAGCAAACGCTGTTTATGCAGCTGCTTCGCATATTGAAAATCTTGGAGAAATACTAGATGAGGTGAAATTAATTGCTCACAAGCATAGAAGCTTAGGCATCAAACCGGAACAATATCCGATCGTCGGTGAGAATTTATTAAAGGCAATCAAAGATGTTTTAGGAGATGCAGCTACAGATGAGATCATTGATGCCTGGAGTGATGCGTATAACATGATTGCCGATGCATTTATTGGAATTGAAGCAGATCTTTACCAACAAGCAAGCGAACAACCAGGTGGGTGGAAAGATTTCCGGAAATTTGTCGTTGATCGAAAAGTCGAAGAAAGTAGTGTCATTACATCCTTTTATTTAAAACCTAAAGATCAAAAGGAAATTGCTCAGTTTATACCAGGACAATACATAAGCGTGAAGGTTGAAGTGCCTGATGAAAAATATACCCAAATCCGTGAATACAGCCTATCTGATTCCCCAGGGAAAAATTATTATCGTATTAGCGTAAAGAGTGAAGATGAAATGAATAATAGTCCCGAAGGTGTTGTATCTAATTATTTACATAGCAAAATACAAGAAGGAGATACGATTGAAATTAGTGCACCAGCTGGGGTTTTCACTCTAGATACGAATACGAACCAACCAGTTGTGCTTATTAGTGGTGGTGTTGGTGTAACTCCATTAATGAGTATGTTAAATTCATTAGTTGACTCTCAATCGAGGAAAGATATTTATTTCATCCATTCTGCAATTAATAGTGAATACCACGCTTTTAAAGACCATGTAGAAAAGCTTTCATCCGAACATGACAATATCAAGTCTTTTGTATGCTATGAAAAGCCGACAGAAGACGATCAAAAAAATAAGAATTATGATAAAGAAGGATATCTTGATTTAAATTGGCTACATTCCATTCTTCCTTCAAATGAAGCAAGTTTTTATTTTTGTGGACCCATCCCATTTATGAAAGCAGTCTATGGAGCTTTAAAGCAATGGCAAGTATCAGAAGAGCATATTCATTATGAATTCTTTGGTCCTGCTGGAACATTAGAGGGAGATGGCGACTTTGAACCTGCACTTGATGATTAG